A DNA window from Bradyrhizobium sp. CCBAU 53421 contains the following coding sequences:
- a CDS encoding shikimate dehydrogenase, producing MRDRFLTGLIGYPIAHSAAPAMHEQAAAALGVRCHYQLIEVDGAGRDELRAMLEGIRRLGFAGVNVTFPYKEAVVQLLDDLAPDARAIGAVNTIVARDARLIGHNTDATGFARAIEPLLASAPRGPIALIGAGGVGKAIAFALAGLGVAGIRIFDADAAKAAQLAAQLADRHAVHATSVEAAVHGAVGLVNATPVGMLPSRDTPVPDALLHSSMWVADAVYTPLWTPLLTAAKTKGATVLTGRELAINASADAFKLFTGLTPPDAAMAVAFDAVMAQRYAPPVT from the coding sequence ATGCGCGACCGTTTCCTGACCGGTCTGATTGGGTACCCGATCGCGCATTCGGCGGCGCCTGCGATGCACGAGCAGGCCGCCGCAGCCCTCGGCGTCCGCTGTCACTACCAGCTGATCGAGGTTGATGGTGCCGGGCGCGACGAGTTGCGCGCGATGTTAGAGGGCATCAGGCGGCTCGGCTTTGCCGGCGTCAACGTCACCTTTCCCTACAAGGAGGCGGTCGTCCAGCTGCTCGATGACCTCGCGCCGGATGCGCGCGCGATCGGCGCGGTCAACACCATCGTCGCCAGGGACGCTCGGCTGATCGGACACAATACCGATGCGACCGGGTTTGCGCGTGCGATCGAACCGCTGCTTGCCTCAGCGCCGCGCGGCCCGATCGCGCTGATCGGTGCCGGCGGCGTCGGCAAGGCGATCGCCTTCGCGCTCGCCGGCCTCGGTGTCGCCGGGATCAGGATATTCGACGCCGATGCCGCCAAGGCCGCGCAGCTTGCGGCCCAGTTGGCTGATCGCCATGCGGTCCACGCCACCAGCGTCGAAGCGGCGGTGCACGGTGCCGTCGGCCTCGTCAATGCCACGCCAGTCGGCATGCTGCCAAGCCGCGACACCCCAGTGCCGGATGCGCTGCTGCATTCGTCGATGTGGGTCGCCGACGCCGTCTACACGCCGCTCTGGACGCCGCTGCTGACTGCGGCGAAGACCAAGGGCGCAACCGTCCTGACCGGACGCGAGCTCGCGATCAACGCCTCCGCCGATGCATTCAAGCTGTTCACAGGATTGACGCCGCCCGATGCCGCGATGGCCGTCGCCTTCGACGCCGTGATGGCGCAACGCTACGCGCCGCCGGTCACCTGA
- the pcaH gene encoding protocatechuate 3,4-dioxygenase subunit beta — translation MTLLYPLQSLAAHPARLSPDYRSTVKRSPQKPLIPIRHTLSELTGPVYGHETVRAHDNDLTIQAKGEPLGERIIVHGHVRDEDGRGVPNTLVELWQANACGRYIHVVDQHPAPLDPNFTGAGRTQSDASGYYKFITIKPGAYPWGNHHNAWRPAHIHFSVFGHSFVSRLVTQMYFPGDPLFPFDPIFNSVTDEKARARMISSFDLENTQPEWALCYRFDIVLRGRNATPMETR, via the coding sequence ATGACCTTGTTGTACCCGCTGCAATCGCTTGCGGCTCATCCGGCGCGGCTGTCGCCGGACTATCGCTCCACCGTGAAGCGCTCGCCGCAGAAGCCGTTGATCCCGATCCGGCACACGCTCTCGGAATTGACCGGTCCGGTCTATGGTCATGAGACCGTGCGCGCGCACGACAACGATCTCACCATCCAGGCCAAGGGCGAGCCGCTCGGCGAGCGCATCATCGTGCATGGTCATGTGCGCGACGAGGACGGCCGCGGCGTGCCCAACACGCTGGTCGAGCTGTGGCAGGCCAATGCCTGCGGCCGCTACATCCATGTCGTCGACCAGCATCCGGCGCCGCTCGATCCGAACTTCACCGGCGCAGGCCGCACGCAGTCGGATGCATCCGGCTACTACAAGTTCATCACCATCAAGCCCGGTGCCTATCCCTGGGGCAATCACCACAATGCGTGGCGGCCAGCGCATATCCACTTCTCGGTGTTCGGCCACTCCTTCGTCTCGCGTCTCGTCACGCAGATGTATTTCCCCGGCGATCCGCTGTTCCCGTTCGATCCGATCTTCAACTCGGTGACGGATGAGAAGGCGCGGGCGCGGATGATCTCGTCATTCGATCTCGAGAACACCCAGCCGGAATGGGCGCTGTGCTATCGCTTCGATATCGTGCTGCGCGGGCGCAATGCCACGCCGATGGAGACCAGGTAA
- a CDS encoding ester cyclase, whose product MRNVLAATALAIGVLLAAPARADAVKIDDLVVATTVPAAERDATVAAAKAFYQFWNSGDEAVLKAAIADNFVDHTLPAGRPQGSQGPAFASKNFRAAVPDLSVEVVKMIVAGDYVTVHMQFRGHFTGSFGATKGSGQAIDFIATDLLKVTGGRVTDNWHIEDNLTLLSKMGVAKLAQ is encoded by the coding sequence ATGCGTAATGTTCTGGCCGCCACGGCCTTGGCCATCGGCGTGCTGCTCGCGGCGCCCGCACGCGCCGATGCGGTGAAGATCGACGATCTCGTCGTCGCGACCACTGTCCCGGCAGCCGAGCGCGATGCCACCGTCGCCGCGGCAAAGGCGTTCTACCAGTTCTGGAACAGCGGCGACGAGGCTGTGCTCAAGGCCGCGATCGCGGATAATTTCGTCGACCACACCTTGCCGGCCGGCCGTCCGCAGGGATCGCAAGGCCCGGCCTTCGCCTCGAAGAATTTCCGTGCCGCTGTGCCGGACCTCTCGGTCGAAGTGGTCAAGATGATCGTGGCCGGCGACTACGTCACCGTGCACATGCAGTTCCGCGGCCATTTCACCGGCAGCTTCGGCGCGACCAAAGGAAGCGGCCAGGCGATCGATTTCATCGCCACCGATCTGCTCAAGGTCACCGGCGGCCGCGTCACCGACAACTGGCATATCGAGGATAATTTGACCCTGCTCTCCAAGATGGGCGTCGCCAAGCTTGCGCAGTGA
- a CDS encoding OsmC family protein — translation MDSAELRAMQAPIKERYKTDPQAAVITLKAKGSIDNESISCKVETGRALAVAGLHPATGGSGLELCSGDMLLEALVACAGVTLKSVATAVEVPLKVGNVFAEGDLDFRGTLGVDKETPVGFREIRLRFDIGTDAPQDKLDLLLKLTERYCVVYQTIKNGPKVSVTMQRV, via the coding sequence ATGGACTCCGCCGAACTCCGCGCAATGCAGGCTCCGATCAAGGAGCGCTACAAGACCGATCCCCAGGCCGCCGTGATCACGCTGAAGGCCAAGGGCTCGATCGACAATGAGAGCATCTCCTGCAAGGTCGAGACCGGCCGCGCGCTCGCGGTCGCCGGCCTGCATCCGGCCACCGGCGGCTCCGGGCTCGAGCTCTGCTCCGGCGATATGCTGCTGGAGGCGCTGGTCGCCTGCGCCGGCGTCACGCTGAAGTCGGTCGCCACCGCCGTCGAGGTGCCGCTGAAGGTCGGCAATGTGTTCGCCGAAGGCGATCTCGATTTCCGCGGCACGCTCGGCGTCGACAAGGAGACGCCGGTCGGCTTCCGCGAGATCCGCCTGCGCTTCGACATCGGCACCGACGCGCCGCAAGACAAGCTCGATCTCTTGCTGAAACTCACCGAGCGATATTGCGTGGTCTATCAGACCATCAAGAACGGCCCGAAGGTGTCGGTGACGATGCAGCGGGTGTAG
- a CDS encoding VOC family protein: MLDHVTLRTSDLEGTRAFLENLLGVKPGYRPGFAFPGYWLYADGEPVVHLIPGEGMRNDPRGETIDHVGFRLEGYDAYRDKIETLAIPYSTMDLPELGERRLFVRTPTGILLELVFRERAAATRSKDHA; the protein is encoded by the coding sequence ATGCTCGACCATGTCACCCTGCGCACCAGCGATCTGGAAGGCACCCGTGCCTTCCTCGAGAATCTCCTCGGCGTGAAGCCGGGCTATCGCCCCGGCTTCGCCTTCCCTGGCTACTGGCTCTATGCCGACGGCGAACCCGTGGTGCATCTGATCCCCGGTGAGGGCATGCGCAACGATCCGCGCGGCGAAACCATCGATCATGTCGGCTTCCGGCTCGAAGGCTATGACGCCTATCGCGACAAGATCGAGACGCTCGCCATTCCCTATTCGACGATGGACCTGCCGGAGCTCGGCGAGCGCCGGTTGTTTGTCCGCACGCCAACAGGCATCCTGCTCGAACTGGTGTTTCGCGAGCGCGCGGCCGCAACGAGGAGCAAAGACCATGCGTAA
- a CDS encoding helix-turn-helix transcriptional regulator, producing MANLDAAFSALADPTRRAILARLALGEATVMELVEPFELSQPAISRHLKVLEGAGLIVRRIEGTKRPCRLAPTAVAEIDQWLGMLRRALETNYDRLDGVLAAMKPEK from the coding sequence ATGGCCAACCTCGATGCCGCCTTTTCCGCGCTCGCCGACCCGACCCGCCGGGCCATCCTGGCGCGGCTCGCTCTGGGCGAAGCGACTGTCATGGAGCTGGTCGAGCCCTTCGAGCTGTCCCAGCCCGCGATCTCACGCCATCTCAAGGTGCTCGAGGGCGCCGGCCTGATCGTGCGGCGGATCGAAGGCACCAAGCGGCCGTGCCGGCTGGCGCCGACAGCTGTCGCCGAGATCGATCAATGGCTCGGCATGCTGCGGCGGGCGCTGGAAACCAATTACGACCGGCTGGACGGAGTGCTGGCCGCCATGAAGCCTGAGAAGTGA
- the pcaF gene encoding 3-oxoadipyl-CoA thiolase: protein MRDVYICDAVRTPIGRFGGSLAKVRADDLAAAPIKALMAKHPTLNWNEVDEVYFGCANQAGEDNRNVARMALLLAGMPESVPGQTLNRLCASGLDAVGAAGRAIRAGEIDFAIAGGVESMTRAPFVMGKAAEAFSRSADIFDTTIGWRFINPLMKAQYGVDAMPETGENVAEEFQVSRADQDAMAIRSQQRAGAAIASGYFAEEIIPIQVPGGKAGPITVDKDEHPRPETTLEALAKLKPIVRNPGTVTAGNASGVNDGAAAMILASEAAVKKHGLTPRAKILGLASAAVPPRIMGIGPVPATKKLVERLGIKVSDFDLIELNEAFASQGIACLRQLGVKEDADFVNPHGGAIALGHPLGMSGARLVLTAVHGMEKRGGKLALATMCVGVGQGVAVAIEKLN from the coding sequence ATGCGTGATGTCTATATTTGCGATGCCGTCCGGACTCCGATCGGCCGTTTCGGCGGCTCGCTCGCCAAGGTGCGCGCCGACGATCTCGCGGCAGCCCCGATCAAGGCGCTGATGGCCAAGCACCCGACGCTCAATTGGAACGAGGTCGACGAGGTCTATTTCGGCTGCGCCAACCAGGCCGGCGAAGACAATCGCAACGTCGCGCGCATGGCGCTGTTGCTTGCCGGCATGCCGGAGTCGGTTCCCGGCCAGACCCTGAACCGGCTCTGCGCCTCCGGCCTCGACGCGGTCGGTGCCGCTGGCCGCGCCATCCGCGCCGGCGAGATCGATTTCGCGATCGCGGGCGGCGTCGAATCGATGACCCGCGCGCCGTTCGTGATGGGCAAGGCCGCGGAAGCCTTCTCGCGCTCGGCCGACATCTTCGACACTACGATCGGCTGGCGCTTCATCAATCCGTTGATGAAGGCGCAGTACGGCGTCGATGCGATGCCGGAGACCGGCGAAAACGTCGCCGAGGAATTCCAGGTGTCGCGAGCCGACCAGGACGCGATGGCGATCCGCTCGCAGCAGCGCGCCGGTGCTGCGATCGCGTCGGGCTATTTCGCCGAGGAGATCATCCCGATCCAGGTGCCCGGCGGCAAGGCCGGCCCAATCACCGTCGACAAGGACGAGCATCCGCGGCCCGAGACCACGCTCGAAGCTCTCGCCAAGTTGAAGCCGATCGTGCGCAATCCCGGCACGGTGACCGCAGGCAACGCGTCCGGCGTCAATGACGGCGCCGCCGCGATGATCCTCGCCTCCGAAGCCGCGGTGAAGAAGCACGGCCTGACGCCGCGCGCAAAAATCCTCGGCCTTGCGTCGGCTGCGGTGCCGCCGCGCATCATGGGTATCGGCCCGGTGCCGGCGACCAAGAAGCTGGTCGAGCGGCTCGGCATCAAGGTGTCGGACTTCGATCTGATCGAGCTCAACGAGGCCTTCGCCTCGCAGGGCATCGCCTGCCTGCGCCAGCTCGGCGTCAAGGAAGACGCCGATTTCGTCAATCCGCATGGCGGCGCGATCGCGCTCGGCCATCCGCTCGGCATGAGCGGCGCGCGGCTGGTTTTGACCGCCGTGCACGGCATGGAGAAGCGGGGCGGGAAGCTTGCCTTGGCAACTATGTGCGTCGGGGTCGGCCAGGGCGTCGCGGTCGCGATCGAAAAGCTGAACTGA
- a CDS encoding polysaccharide deacetylase family protein: MTLASHLSRRETLQAVTAAGALAAAGLIAAPPPAKAASDKAASDAQTASNGGGFWPNGARLAVSLSLMFEGGGQPISGAGGVIPDPIEKGVPDLPTNAFFAYGHYEGIPRLLDLMDKHGIKLSSFMIGKAVETSPDIAREIVRRGHEAAAHGRIWSNSYQLPKDQEKRFIADGVETIQKITGQTPIGWNAYWMRNSVHILETLQDLGFLYHIDEPSHDEPFIVPVRGKDFVTVPYTMHMNDIVSFPFQGWNPAAYEQALKDEFDQLYEEGAKRRRMMVISLHDRISGHAGRARVLDRFLSYAKSKGDVWFARKDEIARYALANRANTPVIQRASPSATGLPGPTA, encoded by the coding sequence ATGACCCTCGCTTCCCACCTCAGCCGCCGCGAAACCCTCCAGGCCGTCACCGCGGCCGGCGCTCTTGCCGCCGCCGGGCTCATCGCCGCGCCGCCGCCGGCCAAAGCTGCATCCGATAAGGCCGCATCCGATGCCCAGACCGCGTCGAATGGCGGCGGCTTCTGGCCGAACGGCGCGCGCCTTGCGGTCAGCCTGTCCTTGATGTTCGAGGGCGGTGGCCAGCCGATCTCCGGCGCCGGTGGCGTCATTCCCGATCCGATCGAGAAGGGCGTGCCCGATCTGCCGACCAACGCGTTCTTCGCGTACGGCCACTACGAGGGTATCCCGCGCCTGCTCGATCTGATGGACAAGCACGGCATCAAGCTGTCGTCCTTCATGATCGGCAAGGCGGTCGAGACCTCGCCCGACATCGCCCGGGAGATCGTGCGCCGCGGCCATGAGGCGGCTGCGCATGGCCGGATCTGGAGCAACTCGTATCAGCTGCCGAAGGATCAGGAGAAGCGTTTCATCGCCGACGGCGTCGAGACGATCCAGAAGATCACGGGACAAACGCCGATCGGCTGGAACGCGTACTGGATGCGCAACTCGGTCCACATCCTGGAGACGCTGCAGGATCTCGGCTTCCTCTATCACATCGACGAGCCGAGCCATGACGAGCCCTTCATCGTGCCGGTGCGCGGCAAGGATTTCGTCACCGTGCCCTACACGATGCACATGAACGACATCGTCTCCTTCCCGTTCCAGGGCTGGAATCCGGCCGCTTATGAGCAGGCGCTGAAGGACGAGTTCGACCAGCTCTATGAAGAAGGCGCGAAGCGGCGGCGCATGATGGTGATCAGCCTGCACGACCGCATCTCCGGCCATGCCGGCCGGGCGCGGGTGCTCGATCGCTTCCTGTCTTACGCGAAGAGCAAGGGCGATGTCTGGTTCGCGCGCAAGGACGAGATCGCCCGCTATGCGCTTGCCAACCGCGCCAATACGCCGGTGATCCAGCGCGCTTCGCCCAGCGCGACCGGCCTGCCCGGACCGACGGCCTGA
- the pcaG gene encoding protocatechuate 3,4-dioxygenase subunit alpha, with translation MSNPRPDGITPSQTVGPYFKYGLTPNGEYEWNDAFSNNLLTPDVSGERIRVEGKIYDGDGAVIPDCMLEIWQADAQGRFSDPQDARALPNSSFKGFGRCGTDKSGGYSFDTIKPGSVPDADGKPQAPHIVLAVFARGMLLHLYTRIYFDDEAANAGDSTLALVPADRRATLIAKKASAGNAYTFDVHLQGDNETVFFDV, from the coding sequence GTGTCGAACCCGCGTCCTGATGGAATCACGCCCTCGCAGACCGTCGGCCCCTATTTCAAATACGGCCTGACGCCGAACGGCGAATATGAGTGGAACGATGCCTTCTCCAACAACCTGCTCACACCTGACGTTTCGGGCGAGCGCATCCGCGTCGAGGGTAAGATCTATGACGGCGACGGCGCCGTGATCCCCGACTGCATGCTGGAGATCTGGCAGGCCGACGCGCAAGGCCGCTTCTCCGATCCGCAGGATGCGCGCGCGCTGCCGAATTCGAGCTTCAAGGGTTTTGGCCGCTGCGGCACCGACAAGAGCGGTGGCTATTCGTTCGACACCATCAAGCCGGGCTCGGTGCCCGATGCCGACGGCAAGCCGCAGGCGCCGCACATCGTGCTCGCGGTGTTCGCGCGCGGCATGCTGCTGCATCTCTACACCCGGATCTACTTTGACGACGAAGCGGCCAACGCGGGCGATTCAACGCTTGCACTGGTGCCGGCCGATCGCCGCGCCACGCTGATTGCGAAGAAGGCGAGTGCGGGCAACGCCTACACCTTCGACGTCCATCTGCAGGGCGACAACGAGACCGTGTTCTTCGACGTCTAG
- a CDS encoding SRPBCC domain-containing protein translates to MSKLTLKTEGDRYIVVTWRFVAPPEAVYRAHTEPELLQKWLLGPEGWTMPVCVSELRPGGKIRYEWTDGKGGGFHLTGEYLELEPYSRIVHVERMHLPDPTPDNHVETRFAPDGSGTVMTMRMTLSDAATRAAMLATGMEHGMEDSYARLDRMS, encoded by the coding sequence ATGAGCAAGTTGACGCTGAAGACCGAAGGCGACCGCTATATCGTTGTCACCTGGCGCTTCGTCGCGCCGCCCGAGGCGGTGTATCGCGCGCATACCGAGCCGGAGCTGCTGCAGAAGTGGCTGCTCGGTCCGGAAGGCTGGACCATGCCGGTCTGCGTCAGCGAGCTCAGGCCCGGCGGCAAGATTCGTTACGAATGGACCGACGGCAAGGGCGGCGGCTTTCATCTGACCGGCGAATATCTCGAACTCGAACCGTACAGCCGCATCGTGCACGTCGAGCGCATGCATCTGCCGGATCCGACGCCGGACAATCATGTCGAGACGCGGTTCGCGCCCGACGGCAGCGGTACCGTGATGACAATGCGGATGACATTGTCGGATGCGGCCACTCGCGCGGCGATGCTCGCGACCGGCATGGAGCACGGCATGGAAGACAGCTATGCTCGGCTCGATCGCATGAGCTGA
- a CDS encoding LysR family transcriptional regulator, whose protein sequence is MLDDITELRTFAKIVTTGSLSAAGREMGIALSVVSKRLATLERRTDTSLIVRSTRHLALTEEGQRLFDRAQRILAEVDEAEAALAHGRVEPQGVLRVSATVALGRAHVSPVCRDLALTYPKMSVELMLTDRLVELIDERIDVVIRIGMPRDSDLIMRKLIDNHRIIAASPGYLARHGAPASPEDLTQRDCLLYNRGAQARWRLVHSDGRAAEIEVSSRLRCDNGEVAHDWALDGAGLIMKSWVDVAPDLASGRLVQVLPEWRSDPAPVCALYAQGRQMPTRVRLFLDAISKRMAAFQVTGGA, encoded by the coding sequence ATGCTGGACGATATCACCGAGCTCCGGACCTTCGCCAAGATCGTCACCACGGGCAGCCTGTCCGCCGCCGGGCGCGAGATGGGCATTGCGCTCAGCGTCGTCAGCAAGCGGCTCGCGACCCTGGAAAGGCGGACCGACACCAGCCTGATCGTGCGCAGCACGCGCCACCTCGCGCTCACCGAGGAGGGACAAAGGCTGTTCGACCGGGCGCAGCGCATCCTCGCCGAGGTCGATGAAGCGGAAGCCGCGCTGGCGCATGGCCGCGTCGAGCCGCAGGGCGTGCTGCGGGTCAGCGCGACGGTCGCGCTCGGCCGCGCCCATGTCAGTCCGGTCTGCCGCGATCTCGCGCTGACCTACCCGAAGATGTCGGTCGAGCTGATGCTCACGGACCGCCTCGTCGAACTGATCGACGAGCGCATCGACGTCGTGATCCGCATCGGCATGCCGCGCGACTCCGACCTGATCATGCGCAAGCTGATCGACAATCACCGCATCATCGCGGCGTCACCGGGCTATCTCGCGCGACACGGCGCGCCGGCGTCGCCCGAGGATCTCACGCAGCGTGATTGCCTGCTCTACAACAGAGGCGCGCAGGCACGGTGGCGGCTGGTGCATAGCGACGGCCGCGCCGCCGAGATCGAGGTGTCGTCGCGGCTGCGCTGCGACAATGGCGAGGTCGCACATGACTGGGCGCTCGACGGCGCCGGCCTGATCATGAAGAGCTGGGTCGATGTCGCGCCCGACCTCGCATCCGGACGCCTGGTGCAGGTGCTGCCGGAATGGCGCAGCGATCCCGCGCCGGTCTGCGCATTGTACGCGCAGGGACGCCAGATGCCGACGCGCGTGCGGCTATTCCTCGACGCCATCTCGAAGCGGATGGCCGCGTTTCAGGTGACCGGCGGCGCGTAG
- the mutS gene encoding DNA mismatch repair protein MutS, whose protein sequence is MTIQQPIPVPPEATPAEAPSRVTPMMEQYLEIKAAHPGLLLFYRMGDFYELFFEDAEIASKTLGIVLTKRGKHQGMDIPMCGVPVERSEDYLHRLIGAGHRVAVCEQTENPAEAKARGNKSVVRRGVVRLVTPGTLTEDTLLDARTNNYLIAIARARGSAGADRLGLAWIDISTSEFMVTECSTAELAATLARINPNEAIVTDALYSDNELAPTLRELPSVTPLTRDVFDSATAERRLCDYFAVATMDGLSAMSRLEATAAAAAVTYIDRTQVGKRPPLSPPAREAAGTTMAIDPATRANLELTRTLGGERRGSLLDAIDCTVTAAGSRLLAQRLAAPLTDVAVIARRLDAVSAFVADTAAREDVRTVLRAAPDMSRALARLSVGRGGPRDLASLRDGILAADQALELLAQLANPPAEVSTVMAALQRPSRDLAKEFTRALSEQLPLIKRDGGFVREGYEAALDESRNLRDASRLVVAAMQARYAEDTGIKTLKIRHNNVLGYFVEVTAQHGDKLFAPPLNATFIHRQTLAGQVRFTTAELGETEAKIANAGERALNLELEIFERLSAMALAASDDLRNAAHAFAMLDVATSLAKLAIDDNYVRPDVDSSLGFAIEGGRHPVVEQALKRDGQPFIANACDLSPAPGQKSGQLWLITGPNMAGKSTFLRQNALIALLAQIGSYVPASRARLGIVDRLFSRVGAADDLARGRSTFMVEMVETAVILNQASERSLVILDEIGRGTATFDGLSIAWAAIEHLHESNRCRTLFATHYHELTALSAKLPRMFNATVRVKEWQGDVVFLHEVLPGSADRSYGIQVAKLAGLPPAVITRAKSVLAKLEAQDRGQTARALVDDLPLFAVPSRAATEDKPPSEADLLVEAVKALHPDEMSPREALDALYALRAKLPKG, encoded by the coding sequence ATGACCATTCAGCAGCCCATCCCCGTTCCGCCCGAAGCCACTCCCGCCGAGGCGCCGTCGCGCGTCACGCCGATGATGGAACAGTATCTGGAGATCAAGGCCGCCCACCCCGGCCTGCTGCTGTTCTACCGGATGGGCGACTTCTACGAGCTGTTCTTCGAGGATGCCGAGATCGCCTCCAAAACGCTCGGCATCGTGCTGACCAAGCGCGGCAAGCATCAGGGCATGGACATCCCGATGTGCGGCGTGCCGGTCGAACGCTCCGAGGATTACCTGCATCGCCTGATCGGCGCCGGACATCGTGTCGCGGTGTGCGAGCAGACCGAAAATCCCGCGGAGGCAAAAGCCCGCGGCAACAAGAGCGTGGTCCGCCGTGGCGTGGTGCGGCTGGTGACGCCGGGCACGCTGACCGAAGACACGCTGCTCGACGCCCGCACCAACAATTACCTGATCGCGATCGCGCGCGCCCGCGGCTCGGCCGGCGCCGACCGGCTCGGGCTTGCGTGGATCGACATCTCGACCTCGGAATTCATGGTGACGGAGTGTTCGACCGCCGAGCTCGCGGCGACGCTGGCGCGCATCAACCCGAACGAGGCGATCGTCACCGACGCGCTGTACAGCGACAACGAGCTGGCGCCGACCTTGCGCGAGCTGCCATCGGTGACGCCGCTGACCCGCGACGTGTTCGACAGCGCCACCGCCGAGCGGCGGCTGTGCGACTATTTTGCGGTCGCGACCATGGACGGCCTGTCCGCGATGTCGCGGCTGGAGGCAACCGCCGCGGCCGCCGCCGTCACCTATATCGACCGCACCCAAGTCGGCAAACGCCCGCCGCTGTCGCCGCCGGCGCGCGAGGCCGCCGGCACCACGATGGCGATCGATCCGGCGACCCGCGCCAATCTCGAACTGACGCGCACGCTTGGCGGCGAGCGCCGCGGCTCGCTGCTCGATGCGATCGACTGCACCGTCACCGCGGCGGGCTCACGCCTGTTGGCGCAGCGGCTTGCCGCGCCGCTCACCGATGTCGCCGTGATTGCGCGACGGCTCGATGCCGTCTCAGCCTTCGTTGCTGACACCGCGGCACGCGAGGACGTCAGGACCGTGCTGCGCGCGGCGCCCGACATGTCGCGCGCGCTGGCGCGGCTCTCGGTCGGCCGCGGCGGCCCGCGCGATCTCGCCAGCCTGCGCGACGGCATCCTGGCCGCCGACCAGGCGCTGGAGCTGCTGGCGCAGCTTGCCAATCCGCCGGCCGAGGTTTCGACCGTGATGGCGGCGTTGCAGCGCCCCTCGCGCGATCTGGCGAAGGAATTCACGCGGGCGCTCTCCGAACAGCTGCCGCTGATCAAGCGCGACGGCGGCTTCGTCCGCGAGGGCTATGAGGCCGCGCTCGACGAAAGCCGCAATTTGCGCGACGCCTCGCGCCTCGTGGTCGCCGCGATGCAGGCGCGCTATGCCGAGGACACCGGCATCAAGACGCTGAAGATCCGGCACAACAATGTGCTCGGCTATTTCGTCGAGGTCACCGCGCAGCACGGCGACAAGCTGTTCGCGCCGCCGCTGAATGCGACCTTCATCCATCGCCAGACGCTGGCCGGACAGGTTCGTTTCACCACCGCCGAGCTCGGCGAGACCGAGGCCAAGATCGCCAATGCCGGCGAGCGCGCGCTCAACCTCGAGCTCGAGATCTTCGAGCGGCTGAGCGCGATGGCGCTCGCCGCCAGCGACGACCTGCGCAACGCCGCGCATGCCTTTGCGATGCTCGATGTCGCGACCTCGCTGGCGAAGCTTGCGATCGACGACAATTACGTGCGGCCCGACGTCGACTCTTCGCTCGGCTTTGCGATCGAGGGCGGCCGCCATCCGGTGGTCGAGCAGGCGCTGAAGCGCGACGGCCAGCCGTTCATCGCCAATGCCTGCGATCTCTCCCCCGCACCCGGACAAAAATCCGGCCAGCTCTGGCTGATCACCGGTCCGAACATGGCCGGCAAATCGACCTTCCTGCGCCAGAACGCGCTGATCGCGCTGCTGGCGCAGATCGGCTCCTACGTGCCGGCGTCGCGCGCGCGGCTCGGCATCGTCGACCGGCTGTTCTCGCGCGTCGGCGCCGCCGACGATCTGGCGCGCGGCCGCTCGACCTTCATGGTCGAGATGGTCGAGACCGCCGTGATCCTGAACCAGGCGAGCGAACGGTCGCTGGTGATCCTCGACGAGATCGGCCGCGGCACCGCGACCTTCGACGGCCTGTCGATCGCCTGGGCCGCGATCGAGCACCTGCATGAGAGCAACCGCTGCCGCACGCTGTTTGCCACCCACTATCACGAGCTGACCGCGCTTTCGGCCAAACTGCCGCGAATGTTCAACGCCACGGTGCGCGTGAAGGAGTGGCAGGGCGACGTCGTGTTCCTGCACGAGGTGCTGCCCGGCTCGGCCGACCGCTCCTACGGCATCCAGGTCGCAAAACTCGCCGGCCTGCCGCCTGCGGTGATCACGCGCGCCAAATCGGTGCTGGCCAAACTCGAAGCCCAGGACCGCGGCCAGACCGCGCGCGCTCTGGTCGACGATCTGCCGCTGTTCGCCGTCCCCTCCCGCGCTGCCACCGAGGACAAGCCGCCGAGCGAGGCCGATCTGCTGGTCGAGGCGGTGAAGGCGCTGCACCCCGACGAGATGTCGCCGCGCGAGGCGCTGGATGCGCTCTATGCGCTGCGAGCGAAGCTGCCGAAGGGGTAG